One Faecalispora anaeroviscerum genomic window carries:
- a CDS encoding GH36-type glycosyl hydrolase domain-containing protein produces the protein MKYGYFDDCAREYVIQTPATPLPWINYLGNSGFFSLISNTGGGYSFYQDAKLRRITRYRYNEVPADMGGRRYYIKDGGDIWNPGFLPCKTELEEYRCRHGLGYTVLEGQRRGIHAELTCFVPLERPCEVNLLRLENTTDTEKTIQLYSALEWCLWNAVDDAQNFQRNLSIGEIEVDGSVLYHKTEYRERRNHYAFYGVNVPVNGFDTDRESFLGQFGSWESPAAVQQGTSFGSIASGWSPIASHRVDLVLQPGESRELIFVLGYAELPPEEKWEAPNVIQKAPARRLMEAFARPEQARAALRELTDYWEALLGRFRLESENDNLNRMVNVWNQYQCMVTFNMSRSASYFESGTGRGMGFRDSCQDLLGFVHLIPDRARQRILDIAAVQFEDGSTYHQYQPLTKRGNGDVGSGFNDDPLWLVACTAAYLRETGDATILNEPVPFNNRAGSEQTLFEHLRRSVTYTLNHLGPHGLPLIGRADWNDCLNLNCFSEEPGESFQTTQNFDSKTAESVLIAALFVKYGREYAEICRRYGDAEEQRWMEQHVYQMEAATLEHGWDGEWFLRAYDAKGQRVGSHECEEGKIYIEPQGFCVMAGIGVQQGLAQQALKSARKLLGNRFGVELLTPCYTSYHKELGEITSYPPGYKENGAVFCHNNPWFSIAHTVLGDGDNAFDLYRRTCPAWVEEFSEIHRTEPYVYSQMIAGRSAARYGEAKNSWLTGTAAWSFVNISQAILGIQPDFDGLRVHPCLPQELSHYRVTRWFRGTEYHISVRRAQEGERPGVLADGKALPDDLIPHHPGQTECFIAVVL, from the coding sequence ATGAAATACGGATACTTTGACGACTGCGCCAGAGAATATGTGATACAGACCCCGGCCACTCCTTTGCCGTGGATCAACTACCTGGGGAACAGTGGTTTTTTCAGCCTGATCTCTAATACAGGCGGCGGGTACAGCTTTTACCAGGATGCCAAGCTGCGCCGCATTACCCGCTACCGCTATAATGAGGTACCCGCCGATATGGGCGGGCGGCGCTACTACATAAAGGACGGTGGCGATATCTGGAACCCCGGCTTTCTGCCGTGCAAGACAGAACTGGAGGAATACCGCTGCCGACACGGCCTTGGCTACACGGTACTGGAGGGACAGCGCCGCGGAATCCACGCAGAACTGACCTGCTTTGTGCCGCTGGAGAGGCCGTGCGAGGTCAATCTTCTGCGCCTTGAAAACACAACGGATACAGAGAAAACGATTCAGCTGTACAGCGCGCTGGAATGGTGCCTGTGGAACGCGGTGGACGACGCACAGAATTTTCAGCGGAACCTGAGCATTGGCGAGATAGAGGTAGACGGCAGCGTATTGTACCACAAAACCGAATACCGCGAGCGCAGAAATCACTATGCGTTCTACGGGGTCAATGTTCCTGTTAATGGATTCGACACCGACCGCGAGTCTTTTCTCGGGCAGTTCGGTTCATGGGAGTCCCCCGCGGCGGTACAGCAAGGTACCAGCTTTGGGAGCATTGCCAGCGGCTGGTCCCCCATCGCCTCTCACCGCGTCGATCTCGTTCTGCAACCCGGCGAAAGCCGCGAGCTGATTTTTGTGTTGGGCTACGCAGAGCTTCCTCCCGAAGAAAAATGGGAAGCGCCGAACGTGATTCAGAAAGCGCCCGCGCGCCGCTTAATGGAGGCATTCGCCCGCCCGGAGCAGGCCCGCGCCGCGCTCCGTGAGCTTACGGACTACTGGGAAGCTCTTCTCGGCCGCTTTCGCCTCGAGAGCGAAAACGATAACCTGAACCGCATGGTGAATGTGTGGAATCAGTACCAGTGCATGGTCACGTTCAACATGAGCCGCAGCGCCAGCTATTTTGAAAGCGGAACTGGGCGCGGCATGGGCTTTCGCGACAGCTGCCAGGATCTGCTTGGCTTTGTTCATCTGATTCCCGACCGGGCGCGCCAGCGCATTCTCGATATTGCCGCCGTCCAGTTTGAGGACGGCAGCACCTACCACCAGTACCAGCCGCTGACGAAACGAGGAAACGGCGACGTCGGCTCCGGCTTCAACGACGACCCGCTGTGGCTCGTGGCCTGCACCGCCGCTTACCTGAGGGAAACGGGCGACGCAACCATTCTGAATGAACCGGTCCCCTTTAATAACCGCGCAGGCTCAGAACAAACCCTGTTCGAGCATCTGCGCCGTAGCGTCACCTACACATTAAATCACCTAGGGCCGCACGGCCTTCCGCTGATCGGCCGGGCCGACTGGAACGACTGCCTGAACCTGAACTGCTTTTCGGAGGAACCGGGAGAGAGCTTTCAAACCACCCAGAACTTTGACAGCAAAACGGCGGAAAGCGTGCTGATCGCCGCCCTGTTTGTGAAATATGGCCGCGAATACGCGGAAATCTGCCGCCGGTACGGCGACGCCGAGGAGCAGCGGTGGATGGAGCAGCACGTTTATCAAATGGAAGCCGCCACGCTGGAACATGGCTGGGACGGCGAATGGTTCCTGCGGGCCTACGACGCCAAAGGACAAAGGGTGGGCAGCCACGAATGTGAAGAGGGCAAAATTTACATTGAGCCGCAGGGCTTTTGCGTGATGGCGGGCATCGGCGTGCAGCAGGGTCTGGCGCAGCAGGCGCTTAAAAGTGCCCGCAAGCTGCTGGGCAACCGCTTCGGCGTAGAACTGCTGACCCCCTGTTACACAAGCTACCACAAGGAGCTGGGCGAAATCACCAGCTACCCACCCGGATACAAAGAGAACGGCGCCGTATTCTGCCACAACAACCCGTGGTTCAGCATCGCTCACACTGTTCTCGGCGATGGTGACAACGCGTTCGACCTGTACCGCAGAACCTGCCCCGCGTGGGTGGAGGAATTTAGCGAGATTCACCGCACGGAGCCTTATGTATACAGCCAGATGATTGCCGGGCGCAGCGCAGCGCGGTATGGTGAGGCCAAAAACAGCTGGCTCACCGGAACCGCCGCGTGGTCATTCGTGAACATCAGCCAGGCTATTCTCGGGATTCAGCCGGATTTTGACGGACTGCGGGTTCACCCATGCCTGCCGCAGGAGCTTTCGCACTACCGGGTGACCCGGTGGTTCCGCGGCACCGAATACCACATTTCGGTACGGCGCGCGCAGGAGGGCGAGCGGCCCGGCGTTTTGGCAGACGGTAAGGCTCTGCCGGACGACCTGATTCCCCATCACCCCGGCCAAACCGAATGCTTTATTGCAGTTGTTCTCTAA
- a CDS encoding ABC transporter substrate-binding protein, with protein MKSFQKATAALLASLMLVSSAGCGGNTTPASSAAPAESSAPAANTDSAKTLRIYGWNTEFQDRFNKYFKDAGKVPQGINVEWVITPNENNAYQNKLDADLKAQDSATDKIDIFLIEADYALKYVDSEYTLDVKGDVGLTDADLKDQYEYTKDIATDSNKKLKAVSWQATPGLFAYRRSIAKAVLGTDDPVKVQQALSDWDKFNAVAKTASGKGYKMLSGYDDSYRTFANNISSPWVDANNTIHVDPIMMKWVDQTKEFTDKSYNNKTSLWAPEWGADQGPKGKVFGFFYSTWGINFTLLKNSLAKPVTEGGKEEVGNGVYGDYAVCQGPANYYWGGSWICGAKGSDNVDLVRDVMKTLTCDAATMKKITEDTEDFTNNQTAMGELAKSDYKSAFLGGQNHIALFAEAAPKINMKNISKYDQGMTEEFQKAFKDYFDGNVTKDQALDNFYKAIIEKYPNLKRAS; from the coding sequence ATGAAATCATTCCAAAAGGCCACGGCCGCCCTACTGGCATCTTTGATGCTGGTTTCCTCGGCGGGCTGCGGCGGCAACACCACCCCCGCTTCGTCGGCGGCTCCAGCGGAGTCTTCCGCCCCGGCAGCCAATACGGATTCCGCCAAAACCCTTCGGATTTATGGCTGGAATACGGAGTTCCAGGACCGATTCAACAAGTATTTTAAAGATGCCGGTAAGGTGCCGCAGGGTATTAACGTGGAGTGGGTGATTACTCCGAACGAGAACAACGCCTACCAGAACAAACTCGATGCGGATTTGAAGGCACAGGATTCTGCCACCGACAAGATCGACATTTTCCTGATTGAGGCTGACTACGCGCTCAAATATGTGGATTCCGAATATACACTCGATGTGAAGGGCGATGTCGGCTTGACCGACGCCGACCTGAAGGATCAGTACGAGTACACGAAGGACATCGCGACAGACAGCAACAAGAAGCTGAAGGCAGTTTCCTGGCAGGCCACTCCCGGGCTGTTCGCCTATCGCCGTTCGATCGCCAAGGCGGTATTGGGCACCGATGACCCTGTAAAGGTGCAGCAGGCTCTGAGCGACTGGGATAAGTTTAACGCCGTCGCGAAAACCGCGTCCGGAAAGGGCTACAAGATGCTTTCCGGCTACGACGATTCCTATCGTACCTTCGCGAACAACATCTCTTCCCCGTGGGTAGATGCGAACAATACGATCCACGTTGACCCCATTATGATGAAGTGGGTTGATCAGACGAAGGAATTCACTGATAAGAGCTACAACAACAAGACCTCTTTGTGGGCTCCCGAGTGGGGCGCCGACCAGGGCCCGAAGGGCAAGGTGTTCGGCTTCTTCTACTCCACATGGGGAATCAACTTTACACTGCTCAAGAATTCTCTGGCCAAACCTGTAACAGAGGGCGGCAAAGAGGAAGTGGGCAACGGTGTCTACGGCGATTACGCGGTGTGCCAGGGCCCGGCAAACTACTACTGGGGCGGCAGCTGGATTTGCGGCGCCAAGGGCAGCGACAATGTCGACCTCGTTCGCGATGTGATGAAGACGCTGACCTGCGATGCGGCTACCATGAAGAAGATTACCGAGGATACCGAAGATTTTACGAACAACCAGACCGCGATGGGCGAACTGGCCAAGAGCGATTACAAATCCGCCTTCCTGGGCGGGCAGAACCACATTGCTCTGTTTGCCGAGGCAGCTCCCAAGATCAATATGAAAAATATTTCTAAATACGATCAGGGCATGACAGAAGAATTCCAGAAAGCGTTTAAAGATTACTTTGACGGCAACGTCACCAAAGACCAGGCGCTGGATAACTTCTACAAGGCCATTATTGAAAAATATCCCAATCTCAAACGTGCCTCCTAA
- a CDS encoding LacI family DNA-binding transcriptional regulator → MVTIKDISEKCGVSRATVSKALNGHKDISESTGQHIRSVAREMGYLPNAAARSLKTKRTNNLGVLFVDKTCSGLTHEYFSAVLESFKVEAERLGYDITFISRNIGSASMSYYEHCKYRGCDGVVIASVDFSDEMVIELVKSEIPTVTIDHVFNGRTAILSDNVQGIRDLVEYVYQYGHRRIAYIHGEDTSVTQKRLASFYRTCAELSIEVPNEYVKGALYHDPKSSGLATRELLELPNRPTCILYPDDFSFIGGMNEIEQHGLHIPEDISVAGYDGIYLSQVLRPRLTTLRQDTGVLGREAAARLVEAIERPKLAIPQQVMVAGHLIPGSSVRKL, encoded by the coding sequence ATGGTCACGATCAAGGATATTTCTGAAAAATGCGGTGTTTCCCGCGCAACGGTCAGCAAAGCGCTGAACGGGCATAAGGATATCAGCGAGAGCACCGGCCAGCACATTCGAAGCGTCGCCCGCGAAATGGGGTACCTGCCCAACGCCGCGGCCCGTTCGCTCAAAACCAAAAGGACCAATAATCTGGGCGTTTTGTTCGTAGACAAAACCTGCAGCGGACTGACCCATGAGTACTTTTCAGCAGTTCTTGAAAGCTTTAAAGTGGAAGCGGAGCGCCTGGGGTACGACATCACCTTCATCAGCCGCAACATCGGTTCAGCCTCCATGAGCTATTATGAGCACTGCAAATACCGCGGGTGCGACGGCGTTGTAATCGCCAGCGTGGATTTCAGCGACGAGATGGTGATCGAGCTGGTGAAAAGTGAAATTCCCACGGTTACCATCGACCATGTATTTAACGGCCGCACCGCCATTTTGTCCGATAATGTACAGGGAATCCGCGATCTGGTGGAATACGTTTACCAGTACGGGCACCGGCGCATTGCGTATATTCACGGTGAGGATACCTCGGTTACCCAGAAGCGTCTGGCCAGCTTTTACCGCACCTGTGCGGAGCTTTCGATTGAGGTGCCGAATGAATATGTAAAAGGCGCCTTGTACCACGACCCCAAGTCAAGCGGATTGGCCACGCGTGAACTGCTGGAGCTCCCCAATCGGCCCACCTGCATTCTCTACCCCGACGATTTTTCCTTTATTGGCGGCATGAACGAGATAGAGCAGCACGGCCTGCATATTCCGGAGGACATCAGCGTTGCCGGCTATGACGGCATTTATCTTTCCCAGGTTCTGCGCCCCAGGCTTACCACCCTGCGGCAGGATACCGGCGTGCTGGGGCGTGAGGCCGCGGCGCGTCTCGTTGAGGCGATCGAACGCCCCAAGCTTGCCATCCCACAGCAGGTGATGGTGGCGGGGCATCTGATTCCCGGCAGCTCTGTTCGAAAGCTGTAA